The window TCGCGATCGTGATGCGGGGCCTCGCCCAGTTCTTCTTCACGCCCGACTACCGCAGCGTCACCAACTCCTGGGTCGGCGGCAAGACGATCTCGATCGCCGGCATCTATCTGCCGGAGCCGCAGCTGATCGGCGCGATGCTGTCGATCGCGGCCTTCGTCGCGCTCTACTTCTTCATCAATCGCACCGATTTCGGCCGCGCGCTCGAGGCGACCCGCGAAGACGCCGGCGCGGTGGCGCTGGTCGGCATCGACAAGAACCGGGTGTTCGCGCTCGGCTGGGGCCTTGGTGCCGCGCTGGTCGGCCTGGCCGGCGCCATCATGGCGATCTTCTTCTATGTCTATCCCGACGTCGGCGCGTCGTTTGCGCTGATCGCCTACGTCACCGTGGCGCTCGGCGGCTTCGGCAGCGTGTTCGGCGCCTTTGCCGGCGGCATCATCGTCGGCCTGGTCGAGGCGACCACCGCGATGATCCTGCCGCCGTCGCTGAAATCGGTCGGCATCTATGCCGTCTATCTCCTGGTCGTCTTCATCCGCCCGCGTGGCCTGTTCGGATCGATGTGATGGACACCCACTTCGCCCAACGCCGCAGGCGTGACCTGATCGTGGCGGCCTGCCTTGCGGTGATCGCAGCGTTAGTGCCGCTGTTCGTCAAGGACGTCTACATCCAGAACATCATGGTCTTGACCCTGATGTATGCCGCGCTGTCGCAGAGCTGGAACATCCTGTCCGGCTATTGCGGACAGATCTCACTCGGCCATGCGCTGTATTTCGGACTCGGCGCCTACACCACCGCGCTGCTGTTCACCAAGTTCGGCGTGCTGCCGTGGTTCGGCATGCTGGCGGGCGGGGCGATCTCCGCCGTGATCGCGATGGCGCTCGGCTATCCCTGCTTCCGCCTGCGCGGGCATTATTTCGTGATCGCGACCATCGTGATCGCCGAGATCGCGCTGCTCTTGATCCAGAACTGGGATTGGGCGGGCGCAGCCCTCGGTATCGATATCCCGGTGCGCGGCGACAGCTGGCTGAAATTCCAGTTCACGCGCTCGAAGCTGCCGTACTTCTATTTCGCGCTGGCGCTGGCCTGCGTTGCCTGGCTCGTCACCTGGTGGCTGGAAGATTCCAAATGGGGCTATTGGTGGCGCGCGGTGAAGGATAATCCGGATGCGGCCGAAAGCCTCGGCGTCGTCGTGTTCAATTCGAAGATGGGCGCAGCGGCGGTCTCGGCCTTCCTCGTTGCCGTCGGCGGCAGCTTCTACGCCCAGTTCGTCTCCTATATCGACCCCGAAAGCGTGATGGGCTTCCAGTTCTCGCTGCTGATGGCGCTGCCCGCGGTGTTAGGGGGCATCGGCACGCTGTGGGGGCCGGTGCTCGGCGCCGTGATCCTGATCCCGCTGACCGAGCTGACGCGGTCCTTTGTCGGCGGCTCCGGCCGCGGCGTCGACCTGATCGTCTATGGCGCGCTGATCGTCGCGATCTCGCTGGCACTGCCGAAGGGGCTCGTCAGCGTGTTCAGCATGCTGTCCGGGCGCAAGGAGGCCGCACGATGACGGCACTCTTGGAAACGCCGCTCTTGGAAACCCGTGGCGTCTGGCAGCGCTTCGGCGGCCTCGTCGCTAACAGCGACGTCTCGATCTCGGTCGGGCGCGGCGAGATCGTCGGCCTGATCGGCCCGAACGGGGCCGGCAAATCGACGCTGTTCAATCTGATCGCGGGCGTGCTGCCGCCCACCCAGGGCTCGATCATGTTCGACGGCGAGGACGTGACCAAGCTGCCGGCGGCGGAGCGCTGCCAGCGCGGCGTCGGGCGCACCTTCCAGGTGGTCAAGAGCTTCGAGACCATGACGGTGATCGACAACGTCATCGTCGGTGCGCTGATCCGCAACACCAAGATGCGCGTCGCGCGGCAGAAGGCCTATGAGGTCCTGGAGTTCTGCGGACTTGCGGCGCGCGCCGACAAGCTTGCCGCCGATCTCGTCCCGTCGGAGAAGCGCCGGCTCGAAGTCGCCCGTGCGCTCGCCACCGAACCGAAGCTGCTGCTGCTCGACGAGGTGCTGACCGGACTGACGCCGGTCGAGGCGCAGACCGGCGTCGAGCTGGTGCGCAAGGTCCGCGCCACCGGCGTCACCGTGCTGATGGTCGAGCATGTGATGGAGATCGTGATGCCGCTGGTCGACCGCGCCATCGTGCTCAATCTCGGCAAGGTGCTGGTCGAGGGCAAGCCGACCGAGGTCGTCCGCAATCCAGAAGTCATTTCTGCCTATCTCGGGGATCGTCATGCTGTCGGTGCGTGAAGTCACCACCGCCTATCAGGGCCTGGTTGCGATCTCTTCGGTGTCGATCGACGTCACCAAAGGCGAGATCGTCTGCGTCGCCGGCGCCAATGGTGCGGGCAAGTCGACGCTGCTGAAATCGATCGCCGGCGCCGAGCGGCCGCGCGCGGGCACCGTCACCTTCGACGGCAAGCGGATCGACGGCCAGCCGCAGCACGTCATCACTGCTGATGGCATCGCCTTCGTGCCGGAGAACCGCCGGCTGTTTCCGCGGCTCTCGGTGCGCGACAATCTGCGGCTCGGCAGCTACCTCTATCGCAGCCAATCCGACCGCGACGCGCCGCTCGATCTGGTGTTCCAGCTGTTCCCGCGGCTCGGCGAGCGGCTCGAGCAGCGCGCGGAGACCTTGTCCGGCGGCGAGCAGCAGATGCTCGCGATCGGCCGCGCGCTGATGACGCGGCCGCGGCTTCTGATGCTCGACGAGCCGTCGCAGGGCATCATGCCGAAGCTGGTCGACGAGATCTTCCAGGCCGTGAGGCGCATCCGCGACGCCGGCATGACGGTCCTGATCGTCGAGCAGCGCATGGCCGAGTGCCTGGAGATCGCCGACCGCGCCTACATCCTACAAACCGGCCGCGTGCTTATGCAGGGCACCGCCGCCGAGATCACCGGCAATCCCGACGTGCGCAAGGCGTATCTGGGACTGTAGAAGCAGCAGTGGTTCTACTTGCGACGGCATCATCCTGAGGTGCGAGCTCGGCGGCGCGGCGCGCCGCTGGGCGAGCCTCGAAGGATGGGCCACAGGCGCTTGTGGCCATCCTTCGAGGCTCGCTTCGCTCGCACCTCAGCATGACGGCGGCGTGCGTGGCGCGCGACATCTAGCTCGTAGCCCGGACTACTTGTCTTTGCCCTCTTCGACCTTCTCGACCTTCGCGGCAAGATCCGGCACGCGGCTGACGCGGTAGGTCGCGTTGCTGCAGGTCAAGGTCCAGGCCTCGTTGTCGGGCTTCGAGAGCTTGTCGTCCCGCTCGGCCTTGAGCGGCTTGTCGCAGGCATAGCCTTGCGCGCGCAGCTGTACCGCCAGCAGGTCGGGCAGGGTCTGCTCGGCCTGTGCCGTCGATCCCGCCAGGCCGCCGACGAGCAGCGCTGTGAATGCCAATTCCGTGAACCTCATCATGACTGTTCTCCGCATATCTCACCTTGCTTGATCTAGTGAGGGTGATCCGGCAGCACGAGCCCGAACGTCCTCGTCAAATCCGCCACCTGTTCGGGCGAGAGATAGCGCGGGTTCAGCCCGCGCAGCAGCAGATAGAGTTTGGCGGTTTCCTCCAGTTCCTCGGTCGCGAACACCGCCGCTTCCAGCGTGTCGCCGGAGACGACGGGGCCGTGATTGGCAAGCAGCACCGATGAATATTTCCCGGCCAGCCCCCTGATTGCATCGGCAACGGCGGGGTCGCCGGGGCGATAATAGGGCACCAGCGCGGTCTGGCCGCATTTCATGACATAATAGGCCGTCATCGCCGGCAGCGCGGCGCGCGGGTCGATCTCGGGCAGCATCGAAAGCGCGACCGAATGGGTCGAGTGCAGATGCACCACCGCGCCGGCGCTGGCGCGGGTCTGGTAGAGCGCGGTGTGCAGCGGCACTTCCTTGGTCGGGGCATCGCCGGAGACGAGGCGGCCATTGCCGTCGAGCCGCGACATCTTCGCCGGATCGAGGAAACCGAGCGAGGCGTTGGTCGGCGTCACCAGCCAGCCGCCGTCGTCGAGCCGGACGCTGATATTGCCCGAGGAGCCCGGCGTCAGCCCGCGCTCGAACAGCGAGCGGCCGAAGCGGCAGATATCCTCACGAAGCCTCGTTTCGCTCATCCGCTTTTGCCCACCCGGTTTCGTCCGCCTGTTTTGTCTTGGCGCTATCCGTTTTCCGCTTTGTCTCATGCTTTGGCAGCACGGCCAAGGCGTGATAGGCAAGCAGCAACGCGCATGATCCGGAAGAGTGGAAACCGTTTCATGTGCAATCAAGTAAAAATTTGAGGATCGCCGCATGTCCAGTTCCGCAAAACCGCACGTCGCCGTCATCGGGCTGGGCTCGATGGGATACGGCATGGCGACCTCGCTCAAGCGCGCCGGTTTGGTTGTGACCGGCTGCGACGTCTCGGCCGATGCCGTCGCGCGCTTCGCGGCCGACGGCGGCAAGGGCGCGAAAACGCCGGCCGAAGCGGCCAGGGATGCCGACATCGTCGTCAGCGTCGTCGTCAATGCGGCGCAGACCGAAGCCATCCTGTTCGGCAAGGACGGCGCCGCCGAGACCCTGGCCAAGGACGCGGTCTTCATATCGTCAGCGACCATGGACCCAGATATCGCGCGGTGCCTTGCGAAACAACTCGAGGCGACCGGCCGGCATTATCTCGATGCGCCGATCTCCGGCGGCGCGCAGCGCGCGGCGCAGGGTGAATTGACGATCCTCGCCTCGGGCACCCCGGCGGCGTTCGCGAAGGCGCGACCGGCGCTGGATGCGATGGCGGCAAAGCTCTACGAGCTCGGCGATGCCGCAGGGCAGGGCGCCGCGTTCAAGATGATCAACCAGCTGCTGGCCGGTGTGCATATTGCCGCCGCCTCCGAGGCGATCGCCTTTGCCGCCAAGC of the Bradyrhizobium quebecense genome contains:
- a CDS encoding branched-chain amino acid ABC transporter permease, encoding MGLLYGLIAAGLALIFGLMDVVNFAHGEFLMIAMYATFFLFAFFAIDPLLAAPLVAAALFVFGAVVYLLVVRFAMRAKANAGMVQIFSTFGLAIVMRGLAQFFFTPDYRSVTNSWVGGKTISIAGIYLPEPQLIGAMLSIAAFVALYFFINRTDFGRALEATREDAGAVALVGIDKNRVFALGWGLGAALVGLAGAIMAIFFYVYPDVGASFALIAYVTVALGGFGSVFGAFAGGIIVGLVEATTAMILPPSLKSVGIYAVYLLVVFIRPRGLFGSM
- a CDS encoding branched-chain amino acid ABC transporter permease encodes the protein MDTHFAQRRRRDLIVAACLAVIAALVPLFVKDVYIQNIMVLTLMYAALSQSWNILSGYCGQISLGHALYFGLGAYTTALLFTKFGVLPWFGMLAGGAISAVIAMALGYPCFRLRGHYFVIATIVIAEIALLLIQNWDWAGAALGIDIPVRGDSWLKFQFTRSKLPYFYFALALACVAWLVTWWLEDSKWGYWWRAVKDNPDAAESLGVVVFNSKMGAAAVSAFLVAVGGSFYAQFVSYIDPESVMGFQFSLLMALPAVLGGIGTLWGPVLGAVILIPLTELTRSFVGGSGRGVDLIVYGALIVAISLALPKGLVSVFSMLSGRKEAAR
- a CDS encoding ABC transporter ATP-binding protein — encoded protein: MTALLETPLLETRGVWQRFGGLVANSDVSISVGRGEIVGLIGPNGAGKSTLFNLIAGVLPPTQGSIMFDGEDVTKLPAAERCQRGVGRTFQVVKSFETMTVIDNVIVGALIRNTKMRVARQKAYEVLEFCGLAARADKLAADLVPSEKRRLEVARALATEPKLLLLDEVLTGLTPVEAQTGVELVRKVRATGVTVLMVEHVMEIVMPLVDRAIVLNLGKVLVEGKPTEVVRNPEVISAYLGDRHAVGA
- a CDS encoding ABC transporter ATP-binding protein, producing MLSVREVTTAYQGLVAISSVSIDVTKGEIVCVAGANGAGKSTLLKSIAGAERPRAGTVTFDGKRIDGQPQHVITADGIAFVPENRRLFPRLSVRDNLRLGSYLYRSQSDRDAPLDLVFQLFPRLGERLEQRAETLSGGEQQMLAIGRALMTRPRLLMLDEPSQGIMPKLVDEIFQAVRRIRDAGMTVLIVEQRMAECLEIADRAYILQTGRVLMQGTAAEITGNPDVRKAYLGL
- a CDS encoding aldolase — translated: MSETRLREDICRFGRSLFERGLTPGSSGNISVRLDDGGWLVTPTNASLGFLDPAKMSRLDGNGRLVSGDAPTKEVPLHTALYQTRASAGAVVHLHSTHSVALSMLPEIDPRAALPAMTAYYVMKCGQTALVPYYRPGDPAVADAIRGLAGKYSSVLLANHGPVVSGDTLEAAVFATEELEETAKLYLLLRGLNPRYLSPEQVADLTRTFGLVLPDHPH
- the ltnD gene encoding L-threonate dehydrogenase; this translates as MSSSAKPHVAVIGLGSMGYGMATSLKRAGLVVTGCDVSADAVARFAADGGKGAKTPAEAARDADIVVSVVVNAAQTEAILFGKDGAAETLAKDAVFISSATMDPDIARCLAKQLEATGRHYLDAPISGGAQRAAQGELTILASGTPAAFAKARPALDAMAAKLYELGDAAGQGAAFKMINQLLAGVHIAAASEAIAFAAKQGLDIRKVYEVITASAGNSWMFENRMPHVLDGDYAPRSAVEIFVKDLGIIQDMARNARFPVPISAAALQMFLMTSAAGMGRDDDASVARMYAQVTGTKLPGAK